A single region of the Brassica rapa cultivar Chiifu-401-42 chromosome A03, CAAS_Brap_v3.01, whole genome shotgun sequence genome encodes:
- the LOC103857989 gene encoding protein MIZU-KUSSEI 1, translated as MVPYQELALQRSFSCNTTRKINPETSPARGSHSRSPSSFALIPTIPEHHELFLVPSWRLSSSSSSSSSSSIVKINLKLSSFLRCLINLINLPVCNFLSFPSSSSVSNQMISFLTGGSSSLGKRVTGTLYGHRRGHVTFSVQYGPSSDPVFLLDLAMSTATLVREMSSGLVRIALECEKRHRSGTKLFHEPKWTMYCNGRKCGYAVSRGSACKESDWRVLNTVSRVTVGAGVIPTAKSIDDASGGGKELGELLYMRGRFERVVGSRDSEAFYMMNPDKNGGPELSIFLLRI; from the coding sequence ATGGTGCCGTACCAAGAGCTCGCTCTTCAGAGAAGCTTCAGCTGCAACACAACAAGAAAGATCAATCCAGAGACCTCTCCAGCGCGTGGCTCTCATTCCCGTTCTCCTTCCTCCTTTGCTTTGATCCCAACCATCCCTGAGCATCATGAACTCTTCCTCGTACCAAGCTGGAGACTCTCctcctcgtcttcttcttcttcctctagcAGCATCGTGAAAATCAACTTGAAGCTTTCTTCCTTCTTACGTTGTCTCATCAACCTCATTAACCTCCCCGTTTGCAACTTCCTCTCGTTTCCTTCTTCCTCCAGCGTTTCTAACCAGATGATCTCTTTCCTCACCGGTGGCTCCTCTTCCCTCGGGAAAAGAGTCACAGGGACGTTGTACGGACACAGAAGAGGCCACGTCACGTTTTCAGTCCAGTACGGTCCGAGTTCCGACCCAGTGTTTCTCTTAGACCTAGCCATGTCAACGGCAACTCTAGTCAGAGAGATGTCGTCGGGGCTCGTCAGGATCGCGTTGGAGTGCGAGAAACGTCACCGGTCGGGTACTAAGCTTTTCCACGAGCCTAAGTGGACCATGTATTGTAACGGGAGGAAGTGCGGTTACGCGGTGTCGCGTGGCAGCGCGTGTAAAGAGTCGGATTGGCGCGTGTTGAACACGGTATCTAGGGTTACGGTTGGAGCTGGAGTTATTCCGACGGCGAAGAGTATTGATGACGCGTCAGGTGGTGGAAAGGAGCTTGGGGAGTTGTTGTATATGAGAGGTAGATTTGAACGAGTCGTGGGGAGTCGTGACTCGGAGGCGTTTTACATGATGAACCCTGACAAAAACGGAGGTCCTGAACTCAGTATTTTTCTTCTTAGAATATAA
- the LOC103857991 gene encoding NADPH-dependent thioredoxin reductase 3, with protein sequence MAAGIGLGSVLTHRVATLSPPPHLFSLTTSRRGSSFTLRRTRSDSLPRLSVSASADSPSSSGEVIENVVIIGSGPAGYTAAIYAARANLKPVVFEGYQMGGVPGGQLMTTTEVENFPGFPEGITGPDLMENMRKQAERWGAELYPEDVESLSVGTAPFTVQSSERKVKCHSIIYATGATAKRLRLPREEEFWSRGISACAICDGASPLFKGQVLAVVGGGDTATEEALYLTKYAGHVHLLVRRDQLRASKAMQDRVNNNPNITVHYNTETVDVLSNTKGQMSGLLLRRVDTGEETELEAKGLFYGIGHSPNSQLLEGQVELDSSGYVLVREGTSNTSVEGVFAAGDVQDHEWRQAVTAAGSGCIAALSAERYLTSNNLLVEFHQPQTEETKKEFTQRDVQEKFDVTLTKHRGQYALRKLYHESSRVICVLYTSPTCGPCRTLKPILNKVVDEYNNDVHFVEIDIEEDQEIAEAAGIMGTPCVQFFKNKEMLRTISGVKMKKEYREFIEANK encoded by the exons ATGGCTGCAGGCATCGGACTCGGCTCCGTGTTGACTCACCGAGTCGCCACCCTCTCTCCTCCCCCTCATCTCTTCTCCCTCACTACTTCACGCCGCGGTTCCTCGTTCACCCTCCGCCGAACTCGCTCCGATTCCCTCCCTCGCCTCAGCGTCTCCGCTTCCGCCGATTCACCGTCTTCTTCTG GCGAGGTGATCGAGAACGTAGTGATTATAGGCTCCGGTCCAGCTGGATACACGGCGGCTATATACGCCGCGAGAGCTAATTTGAAGCCGGTGGTTTTCGAAGGGTATCAGATGGGCGGAGTTCCCGGCGGGCAGTTGATGACGACCACCGAGGTTGAGAATTTTCCGGGGTTCCCTGAGGGGATTACTGGTCCTGATTTGATGGAGAA TATGAGGAAGCAAGCTGAGCGGTGGGGAGCAGAGTTGTATCCAGAGGATGTTGAGTCTCTTAGTGTAGGAACTGCTCCCTTTACTGTCCAGAGTAGTGAACGTAAG GTTAAGTGTCATAGTATCATTTATGCCACAGGAGCTACAGCAAAGAGGCTGAGACTACCGCGAGAGGAAGAGTTCTGGAGTAGGGGAATTAGTGCTTGTGCAATTTGTGATGGCGCCTCGCCTTTGTTTAAGGGGCAAGTACTCGCCGTGGTTGGAGGAGGAGATACGGCGACAGAGGAAGCTTTGTACCTCACGAAATATGCAGGCCATGTTCATTTGCTTGTTCGTAGAGACCAGTTGAGAGCCTCCAAGGCTATGCAAGACAG AGTGAACAACAATCCAAACATCACAGTGCATTACAACACGGAAACGGTGGACGTATTGAGCAACACCAAGGGACAGATGTCTGGCCTTCTACTTAGAAGAGTTGATACCGGAGAGGAAACCGAGCTGGAGGCTAAAGGATTGTTTTATGGAATAGGTCATTCGCCGAATAGTCAGTTACTGGAAGGCCAAGTCGAACTCGACAGCTCGGGGTACGTGTTGGTTCGCGAAGGAACATCTAATACATCAGTTGAAGGTGTATTTGCTGCAGGAGATGTGCAG GACCATGAATGGAGACAAGCTGTAACTGCTGCTGGATCAGGATGCATAGCCGCTTTGTCAGCCGAGAGATACCTCACAAGTAACAATCTTCTTGTTGAGTTTCACCAG CCACAAACTGAAGAGACCAAGAAAGAGTTCACACAGCGGGATGTCCAAGAAAAGTTCGACGTTACTCTTACAAAGCATCGGGGACAG TATGCTCTTAGAAAGTTATACCATGAGAGTTCAAGAGTTATATGTGTATTATACACGTCACCAACATGTGGCCCCTGTAGGACTCTGAAGCCAATCTTGAACAAG GTGGTCGATGAGTATAACAATGATGTGCATTTTGTTGAGATTGATATAGAGGAAGATCAAGAAATTGCTGAAGCAGCCGGAATCATGGGAACGCCATGTGTGCAGTTCTTCAAGAACAAGGAAATGCTCAG GACTATATCGGGTGTGAAGATGAAGAAAGAGTACCGCGAATTCATCGAGGCTAATAAATGA
- the LOC103857993 gene encoding heat stress transcription factor B-3 codes for MEDDHLRCHDNINDDERLPLEFMTGKQTSTAELQPPQPPPFLVKTYKVVEDPTTDEVISWNEDGTGFIVWQPAEFARDLLPTLFKHCNFSSFVRQLNTYGFRKVSTTRWEFSNEMFRKGQRELMCNIRRRKSYPHSHSHNKSHQVVPTTTTEKQEDHHLEDQRSSSSSSPFVYSALLDENKCLKNENEFLSSELGKTKKKCKQLMELVERYKGEENNDDDDDDDDNDDQGLKLFGVKLE; via the exons ATGGAAGATGATCATTTACGGTGTCACGATAACATCAACGACGACGAACGTTTGCCATTGGAGTTTATGACCGGAAAACAAACATCCACGGCGGAATTACAGCCGCCGCAACCGCCGCCATTCTTGGTAAAGACATACAAGGTGGTTGAGGATCCGACCACGGATGAGGTTATATCTTGGAACGAAGATGGGACCGGATTCATCGTGTGGCAGCCGGCAGAGTTCGCTAGAGATCTCTTACCAACACTTTTCAAGCATTGCAACTTCTCTAGTTTCGTTCGCCAGCTCAATACTTAT GGGTTTCGGAAAGTGTCGACGACAAGATGGGAGTTTAGTAATGAGATGTTTCGAAAAGGGCAAAGAGAGCTTATGTGCAATATCCGAAGAAGGAAGAGTTATCCACACTCACACTCACATAACAAGTCTCATCAGGTTgtaccaacaacaacaacggaGAAGCAAGAAGATCATCACCTTGAGGATCAACGCTCTTCATCCTCTTCCTCCCCTTTTGTATACTCTGCTTTACTCGACGAAAACAAGTGCTTGAAGAATGAAAATGAGTTCCTGAGTTCAGAACTAGGCAAGACAAAGAAGAAATGCAAACAACTTATGGAGTTGGTGGAAAGATACAAAGGAGAAGAAAACAATGACGACGACGATGATGACGATGATAACGATGATCAGGGGCTTAAGTTGTTTGGAGTAAAACTGGAGTGA
- the LOC103857992 gene encoding ABC transporter A family member 1, whose translation MGTWRRQLKAMLRKNWLLKTRHPFVTSAEILLPTVVMLLLIAVRTRVDTTIHPARSNIEKDTVVQVGEGISPSFPQVLELLLADGEFLAFAPDTDETNNMIDILSLKFPDLRLVTRIFKDDVELETYITSAHYAVCSDVRNCSNPKLKGAVVFHEQGPHVYDYSIRLNHTWALAGFPNVKSIMDTNGPYINDLEMGINTIPTMQYSFSGFLTLQQVVDSFIIFASQQNMDLPSSHASLGSALSLEMPWTMFSPSKIRMVPFPTREYTDDEFQSIVKSVMGLLYLLGFLFPISRLISYSVFEKEQKIREGLYMMGLKDEIFHLSWFITYALQFALCAGIITACTMGSIFKYSDKTLVFTYFFLFGVSSIMLSFLISTFFTRAKTAVAVGTLAFLGAFFPYYTVNDESVSMVLKVVASLLSPTAFALGSINFADYERAHVGLRWSNIWLASSGVSFFVCLLMMLLDSILYCAIGLYLDKVLPRENGVRYPWNFIFNKCFGRKKNNQYCIPGLNTNIEGTQGEPFDPVIESISLEMRQQELDGRCIQIKNLHKVFASGRGNCCAVNSLRLTLYENQILSLLGHNGAGKSTTISMLVGLLPPTSGDALILGNSIVTNMDEIRKELGVCPQHDILFPELTVREHLEMFAVLKGVKEDSLKSTVTDMAEEVGLSDKINTLVRALSGGMKRKLSLGIALIGNSKVIILDEPTSGMDPYSMRLTWQLIKKIKKGRIILLTTHSMDEAEELGDRIGIMANGSLKCCGSSMFLKHHYGVGYTLTLVKTSPAVSVAAHIVHRHIPSATCVSEVGNEISFKLPLASLPCFENMFREIESCMKSSVDRSRISEIEDSDYPGIQSYGISVTTLEEVFLRVAGCNLDIEDKQEDTFASPDTEASLVCIESVQKSTIQPKLLASCNEGAGVIITSIAKACRLIVAAVWAFIGFISMQCCGCSVISRSMFWRHCKALFIKRARSAFRDRKTVAFQLIIPAVFLLFGLLLLQLKPHPDQKSITLTTAYFNPLLSGNGGGGPIPYDLSEPIAKEVAEYIEGGWIQPLRNSSYKFPNPKEALADAIDAAGPTLGPTLLSMSEFLMSSFDQSYESRYGAVLMDSQHPDGSVGYTVLHNSTCQHAGPIYINVMHSALLRLASGNKNMSIQTRNHPLPPTKTQRLQRHDLDAFSAAIIVSIAFSFIPASFAVPIVKEREVKAKHQQLISGVSVLSYWLSTYVWDFVSFLFPSTFAIILFYAFGLEQFIGIGRFLPTVLMLLEYGLAIASSTYCLTFFFTEHSMAQNVILMVHFFSGLILMVISFVMGLIPATVNANSYLKTFFRLSPGFCFSDGLASLALLRQGMKDKSSHGVFDWNVTGASISYLALESIFYFLLTLGLELLPVQKMMSFSIGEWWQNFKVFKQGAGSSSTEPLLKDSTGAISADMEDDIDVQEERNRVISGLTDNTIFYLQNLRKVYPGSNHHGPKVAVQSLTFSVQAGECFGFLGTNGAGKTTTLSMLSGEETPTSGTAFVFGKDIVASPKAIRQHIGYCPQFDALFEYLTVKEHLELYARIKGVVDYRIDNVVMEKLVEFDLLKHSHKPSFTLSGGNKRKLSVAIAMIGDPPIVILDEPSTGMDPVAKRFMWDVISRLSTRSGKTAVILTTHSMNEAQALCTRIGIMVGGRLRCIGSPQHLKTRFGNHLELEVKPNEVSHVDLENLCQMIQQWLFNVPSQPRSLLGDLEVCIGVSDSITPDTASASEISLSPEMIQSIAKYLGNEQRVSTLVPPMPEEDVGFDEQLSEQLFRDGGIPLPIFAEWWLTKEKFSALDSFIQSSFPGATFKSCNGLIIKYQLPFGEGGLSLADAFGHLERNRNRLGIAEYSISQSTLETIFNHFAANS comes from the exons ATGGGAACATGGAGGAGGCAGCTAAAGGCTATGCTCCGCAAGAATTGGCTCCTCAAAACTCGCCATCCCTTTGTTACTTCTGCcgag atTTTGCTTCCGACTGTTGTAATGTTGCTGTTGATTGCCGTGAGGACACGCGTTGACACCACAATTCACCCCGCTCGCTC GAATATAGAGAAAGACACGGTGGTCCAAGTCGGCGAAGGTATCTCTCCCAGTTTTCCTCAAGTTTTGGAGCTTTTGCTTGCTGATGGGGAGTTCTTAGCTTTTGCACCTGACACCGATGAAACAAATAACATGATCGACATTCTCTCTCTAAAGTTTCCTGATCTGCGG CTGGTTACTAGAATTTTTAAAGATGACGTTGAGCTGGAAACCTATATAACCTCTGCGCATTATGCTGTCTGCAGCGATGTTAG GAATTGTTCGAATCCAAAACTAAAAGGAGCAGTGGTTTTCCATGAACAAGGACCTCATGTATATGATTATAGCATCCGCTTGAACCACACATGGGCATTGGCAGGATTCCCTAATGTCAAGTCGATCATGGACACAAATGGACCTTATATCAATGATCTGGAAATGGGGATTAATACCATACCAACAATGCAATACAGCTTCAGCGGATTCTTGACT CTTCAGCAGGTGGTAGACTCTTTCATTATATTTGCCTCTCAGCAAAACATGGACTTGCCATCATCACATGCATCTCTTGGTTCAGCGTTATCCCTTGAGATGCCATGGACTATGTTTAGCCCCTCAAAGATAAGAATGGTTCCATTTCCAACCCGCGAATACACTGATGATGAGTTCCAATCTATTGTCAAAAGCGTAATGGGCTTGTT GTACCTTCTGGGATTTCTGTTTCCAATCTCCCGGCTTATCAGCTACTCTGTCTTTGAGAAG GAGCAGAAAATAAGAGAAGGACTTTACATGATGGGCTTGAAAGATGAGATTTTCCATTTGTCGTGGTTTATCACATATGCATTGCAG TTCGCATTGTGCGCTGGGATTATTACAGCTTGTACGATGGGAAGTATCTTTAAGTATAGTGATAAGACATTAGTCTTCACATACTTCTTTTTGTTTGGAGTCAGCTCAATAATGCTCTCATTTCTAATATCAACATTTTTCACTCGAGCTAAGACAGCTGTCGCAGTTGGGACCTTGGCCTTTCTCGGAGCCTTCTTCCCTTATTACACTGTTAACGATGAATCTGTGTCCAT GGTACTGAAAGTTGTTGCGTCTTTGCTTTCACCTACTGCATTTGCTCTTGGGTCAATCAACTTTGCTGATTACGAGCGTGCACATGTTGGACTTCGTTGGAGCAACATATGGCTG GCATCGTCTGGAGTAAGTTTTTTTGTCTGCCTCTTGATGATGCTGCTCGACTCTATTCTGTACTGCGCTATTGGCCTTTATCTGGACAAG GTCCTTCCCAGGGAAAATGGTGTACGGTACCCATGGAACTTTATCTTCAACAAGTGCTTTGGGAGGAAGAAAAACAACCAATATTGCATTCCAGGTCTCAACACTAATATAGAGGGTACTCAGGGAGAGCCTTTTGATCCTGTTATCGAATCAATAAGCCTGGAAATGAGGCAACAAGAGCTTGATGGGAG GtgcatacaaattaaaaatctgCATAAGGTCTTTGCTTCAGGAAGGGGAAATTGCTGTGCAGTTAATTCATTGCGACTAACATTGTACGAGAACCAGATACTTTCACTTCTGG GCCATAATGGGGCTGGTAAAAGCACAACAATATCAATGCTTGTCGGCCTTCTTCCTCCAACTTCTGGAGATGCCCTGATACTTGGAAACAGTATCGTCACAAATAtg GATGAAATACGAAAAGAACTAGGTGTTTGCCCTCAGCATGACATCCTCTTTCCGGAACTGACA GTTAGAGAACACTTGGAGATGTTTGCGGTTCTTAAAGGTGTTAAGGAAGATTCCTTAAAGAGCACAGTTACTGATATGGCAGAGGAA GTGGGGTTGTCTGATAAAATTAATACACTAGTGCGGGCACTTTCCGGAGGCATGAAAAGGAAATTATCACTTGGAATCGCATTGATAGGAAACAGTAAG GTGATTATTCTCGATGAACCAACCAGTGGAATGGATCCCTACTCAATGCGTCTTACATGGCAGttgattaagaaaattaaaaagggCAGAATAATATTGCTAACAACCCATTCCATGGATGAAGCTGAAGAACTTGGAGATCGGATAGGGATCATGGCTAACGGGTCCCTTAAGTGTTGTGGCAG CTCGATGTTCCTGAAGCATCACTACGGGGTTGGGTACACTCTGACGCTAGTAAAG ACTTCTCCAGCTGTCTCTGTTGCCGCACATATAGTTCATCGTCACATTCCATCAGCAACCTGTGTGAGTGAG GTGGGAAACGAAATCTCTTTCAAGCTTCCTTTGGCATCCTTGCCTTGCTTTGAAAATATGTTCAGAGAAATTGAGAGTTGCATGAAGAGTTCTGTTGACAGATCTAGGATTAGTGAGATTGAGGATTCAGATTATCCTGGTATTCAGAGTTATGGTATATCTGTGACAACACTTGAAGAGGTGTTTCTGAGAGTTGCTGGCTGTAACTTAGATATCGAGGACAAGCAGGAAGACACATTTGcttctcctgataccgaggcTTCTTTGGTGTGCATTGAGTCTGTTCAGAAGAGCACTATCCAACCCAAATTACTAGCAAGTTGTAATGAGGGCGCTGGAGTTATTATTACCTCAATTGCAAAAGCTTGCAGATTAATCGTTGCTGCAGTTTGGGCTTTTATTGGATTCATTAGCATGCAGTGTTGTGGTTGTTCCGTTATCTCAAGGTCAATGTTTTGGCGGCATTGCAAAGCATTGTTCATAAAAAGAGCAAGATCTGCTTTTAGAGACCGCAAAACAGTGGCGTTCCAGCTCATCATCCCAGCAGTATTCTTACTTTTTGGCCTTCTTTTACTACAGCTCAAGCCACATCCTGATCAAAAATCCATTACGTTGACAACTGCCTATTTTAATCCTCTACTGAGTGGCAATGGAGGTGGTGGTCCGATTCCTTATGATCTATCTGAGCCAATTGCCAAAGAG GTTGCAGAATATATTGAAGGAGGCTGGATTCAGCCCTTGAGGAATAGTTCATATAAGTTTCCTAATCCAAAAGAGGCATTGGCTGATGCAATTGATGCAGCAGGTCCCACGTTGGGCCCCACTCTACTTTCTATGAGCGAATTTCTGATGTCTAGTTTTGATCAGTCATACGAGTCAAG GTATGGGGCAGTTTTAATGGATAGTCAGCATCCAGATGGGAGTGTAGGCTATACCGTGTTACACAACAGTACTTGCCAGCATGCTGGTCCTATCTACATCAATGTTATGCATTCTGCGCTTCTCCGACTTGCTAGTGGTAACAAGAATATGTCAATTCAAACTCGAAACCATCCTTTGCCTCCAACAAAAACTCAGCGCTTACAGCGTCAT GATTTGGATGCCTTTTCCGCTGCAATTATTGTTAGCATTGCATTCTCATTCATCCCGGCCTCATTTGCAGTTCCCATTGTTAAG GAGCGAGAGGTGAAAGCGAAGCACCAACAGCTTATTAGTGGG GTTTCTGTTCTTTCATACTGGTTATCAACGTACGTATGGGATTTCGTCAGTTTCTTATTTCCGTCAACATTTGCAATAATCCTCTTCTACGCCTTTG GTCTGGAGCAGTTTATCGGAATAGGTCGGTTTCTGCCAACTGTCCTGATGCTCCTGGAGTATGGCTTAGCAATTGCATCATCAACGTATTGTCTTACATTTTTCTTCACCGAGCATAGCATGGCTCAG AATGTTATTCTTATGGTCCACTTCTTCTCTGGTCTTATATTAATGGTTATCTCATTTGTCATGGGCCTTATTCCAGCGACTGTGAATGCAAACTCATATCTAAAG ACCTTCTTTAGACTATCACCAGGATTTTGCTTCTCTGATGGATTGGCTTCATTAGCTCTTCTAAGGCAGGGGATGAAAGACAAATCCAGTCATGGGGTGTTTGATTGGAATGTCACTGGAGCATCCATCTCATACCTAGCTTTGGAG AGTATATTCTACTTCCTTTTGACGCTTGGGCTTGAGCTCTTGCCTGTTCAAAAGATGATGTCTTTCTCAATTGGGGAGTGGTGGCagaattttaaagttttcaagCAAGGTGCTGGTTCTAGTTCTACAGAGCCGCTTCTCAAGGATTCGACTGGAGCCATTTCCGCTGATATGGAGGATGACATAGACGTGCAAGAGGAAAGAAACAGAGTGATTTCAGGGTTGACAGACAACACCATATTCTACTTACAGAACCTGAGAAAG GTCTATCCTGGTTCCAATCATCACGGCCCAAAAGTAGCTGTACAGTCTTTGACTTTCTCGGTCCAAGCAGGAGAATGTTTTGGCTTTTTAGGGACGAATGGAGCTGGGAAGACTACTACCTTGTCTATGTTATCTG GAGAAGAAACACCAACCAGTGGAACTGCCTTTGTCTTTGGCAAAGACATAGTAGCGAGTCCCAAAGCTATCCGTCAGCAT ATTGGCTACTGCCCCCAGTTTGATGCTTTATTCGAGTATTTGACTGTGAAGGAGCACCTTGAACTTTATGCAAGGATCAAAGGAGTGGTTGACTATAGAATTGATAAT GTGGTTATGGAAAAGCTAGTCGAGTTTGACTTGTTGAAGCATTCTCACAAGCCATCGTTCACTCTTAGCGGCGGAAACAAACGCAAACTATCCGTTGCTATTGCAATGATTGGAGATCCTCCCATAGTCATACTTGATGAACCATCTACAG GTATGGATCCTGTTGCCAAAAGATTCATGTGGGATGTGATATCCCGCCTGTCGACAAGGAGTGGAAAGACAGCGGTTATTCTGACTACTCATAGCATGAATGAAGCTCAAGCGCTTTGCACTAGGATCGGGATCATG GTTGGAGGCCGCCTGAGATGCATAGGTAGTCCACAACACTTAAAGACACGCTTCGGAAACCACCTTGAGTTAGAG GTCAAACCCAACGAAGTAAGCCATGTGGACTTGGAGAACCTTTGCCAGATGATTCAGCAGTGGCTGTTTAACGTTCCTTCTCAGCCTAGAAGTTTGCTTGGTGACCTCGAAGTATGTATCGGTGTCTCTGACTCTATTACTCCTGATACGGCTTCAGCATCAGAAATCAGTTTGTCACCAGAAATGATACAAAGCATTGCCAAGTATCTGGGTAATGAGCAGAGAGTGAGTACTCTTGTACCTCCCATGCCTGAGGAAGATGTTGGATTCGATGAACAGTTATCAGAACAGCTCTTTCGAGATG GTGGTATTCCGTTGCCAATATTTGCCGAGTGGTGGCTTACCAAAGAAAAGTTTTCAGCATTAGATTCTTTCATACAATCTTCGTTTCCAGGTGCAACATTTAAGAGCTGCAATGGATTGATCATTAAATACCAG TTGCCATTTGGAGAAGGAGGATTGTCACTTGCAGATGCCTTTGGACACCTTGAAAGAAACAG GAACCGGTTGGGAATAGCTGAATACAGCATAAGTCAGTCCACACTTGAGACCATATTCAACCATTTTGCAGCTAACTCATAA